Proteins encoded together in one Impatiens glandulifera chromosome 1, dImpGla2.1, whole genome shotgun sequence window:
- the LOC124914461 gene encoding putative F-box/FBD/LRR-repeat protein At1g78840, with protein MSPFSYHTQKILSPKSKTPRSFIFLDDPLSALPDHVLSKIIRKLDLKEAVRTSILSKRWRYIWTHYRVLEFNHVNILGLKSRLARNEWVGLDTDFVNWVDKIMEQRFEGDIRKGRSSSPKFGSLISIRLESVNISNLQLARVLESCPLLEELSLDRCSNLTKVRIGDSENNNCTRLKHLSLINCLKLREIDVIRAQNLTYLDLEDVMINSLQLEMFIKCCPLLEELSLNSCPQLKYMRILESNNSPLKYLYMMNCWELVELELYANLLHTLECYLMTDWFSVMKTPKLVNVFIGELIDFHHPITRIIHDIPYHSLNFFFANDDPVPALCHGPLVFLTQEA; from the exons ATGTCTCCATTTTCATATCATACTCAGAAGATTTTGTCGCCTAAATCAAAAACACCTAGATCATTCATCTTCCTG gACGATCCTCTTAGCGCTTTGCCAGATCATGTTCTGAGCAAGATCATTCGTAAGCTGGACCTGAAAGAAGCAGTGAGGACGAGCATTTTATCGAAAAGATGGAGATATATTTGGACTCACTATCGTGTACTCGAGTTTAACCATGTTAATATACTTGGACTGAAATCTAGGCTTGCGAGGAATGAATGGGTAGGTTTAGACACTGATTTTGTGAATTGGGTGGACAAGATTATGGAACAGAGGTTCGAAGGAGATATAAGAAAG GGTCGGTCAAGTTCCCCAAAGTTTGGTTCACTCATTTCTATTCGGCTTGAATCTGTAAACATAAGCAATCTTCAACTGGCCAGGGTTCTGGAAAGTTGCCCATTACTTGAAGAATTATCTCTGGATAGATGTAGTAATCTCACCAAAGTGAGAATTGGCGATTCAGAGAACAACAACTGTACTCGTTTGAAGCATTTGTCCTTGATCAACTGTTTGAAACTTAGGGAGATTGATGTGATCCGTGCCCAAAATCTCACTTATCTTGATCTTGAAGATGTAATGATAAACAGTCTGCAATTGGAGATGTTTATAAAATGTTGCCCGTTACTCGAAGAATTAAGTTTGAATAGCTGTCCTCAACTCAAATATATGAGAATTCTCGAATCAAACAACAGTCCTCTCAAGTATTTGTACATGATGAACTGCTGGGAACTTGTGGAGCTTGAACTTTATGCCAACCTTCTTCATACACTTGAATGCTATCTTATGACAGATTGGTTCTCGGTTATGAAAACCCCGAAACTGGTTAATGTTTTTATTGGCGAACTTATAGATTTCCACCATCCTATTACTAGAATAATTCATGACATTCCTTATCATAGTTTAAAT TTTTTCTTTGCAAATGATGATCCTGTCCCTGCTTTGTGTCACGGCCCACTTGTCTTCCTAACCCAAGAGGCTTAA
- the LOC124914551 gene encoding putative F-box/LRR-repeat protein At3g18150, translating to MSGGGHKTVELMENKASLSDLPDDPLSEIICLLDMKDAVKTSILSKRWRYIWANHVVDLKFNHVNILGLRTVPHKRKWAGLEIVFVKTVDKIMKQRLEGKRSKVNSFCIQFPLGPRFSSSIDGWIDFVVANNVETIDLDLSSHLPLARYNFSLLRAVSNNEKGTLKHLRLINCNFQGRSRSPKFGSLISIQLESVNISSLQLAKVLESCPLLEELTLDTCRNLTKLTINATLLKHLSLINCSKLKDIDVMNAQNLVYLLLEDMFINSLQLRRFIDRCPLLEELTLNCCPQLTDLAILESNNSPLKYLYMENCWKLMELELCANFLHTLEYYNITAWFSVMKTPRLVNVFIGEAGNIEHPLTNIPLNIPKLENLILASYHPLNFFLANDLVPALSLRRLVINVSLRNNDKDTLLYVSYILKAFPLLETLELNFRNFKKFDYEEIMIFEKCPNRAITKLEMNGFSGSVGEFNVLMYLLENLTGLRELAIGSSFKRYYSFNRWINDLPFTTTNEQWFLCNSEWLRTIVPPSVHLKLMKDLDSDLV from the exons ATGAGCGGAGGAGGGCACAAAACTGTGGAATTGATG GAAAATAAGGCTTCGCTTAGCGATTTACCAGATGATCCTCTGAGCGAAATCATCTGTTTGTTGGACATGAAAGATGCAGTGAAGACAAGCATATTATCGAAAAGATGGAGATATATCTGGGCTAATCATGTTGTTGATCTCAAGTTTAACCATGTTAATATACTTGGACTGAGAACTGTCCCCCACAAGAGAAAATGGGCAGGTTTAGAAATTGTTTTTGTGAAAACGGTGGACAAGATTATGAAGCAGAGGTTGGAAGGAAAGAGAAGCAAGGTTAACTCATTTTGCATTCAGTTTCCGTTGGGACCGAGATTTTCTTCATCAATAGATGGTTGGATCGATTTTGTCGTTGCAAACAATGTTGAGACCATCGATCTTGATTTATCATCACATCTACCATTGGCAAGATACAACTTTTCATTGCTTAGGGCCGTCTCCAATAATGAGAAAGGGACACTGAAGCATCTGCGACTCATCAATTGCAATTTTCAGGGTCGGTCAAGATCCCCAAAGTTTGGTTCACTCATTTCTATTCAGCTTGAATCTGTAAACATAAGCAGTCTTCAACTGGCCAAGGTTCTAGAAAGTTGTCCATTACTTGAAGAATTAACTCTCGATACATGTCGTAATCTCACCAAACTGACAATAAACGCTACTCTTTTGAAGCATTTGTCCTTGATCAACTGTTCTAAACTTAAGGATATTGATGTGATGAATGCCCAAAATCTCGTCTATCTTCTGCTTGAGGATATGTTCATAAACAGTCTTCAATTGAGGAGGTTTATAGACCGTTGCCCATTACTCGAAGAATTAACTTTGAATTGCTGTCCTCAACTCACAGATCTGGCAATTCTCGAATCAAACAACAGTCCTCTCAAGTATTTGTACATGGAAAACTGTTGGAAACTCATGGAGCTTGAACTTTGTGCCAACTTTCTCCATACACTTGAATACTATAATATCACAGCATGGTTCTCGGTTATGAAAACCCCTAGACTTGTTAATGTTTTTATTGGCGAAGCTGGAAATATCGAGCATCCTCTTACTAACATACCTCTCAACATTCCTAAGCTCGAGAATCTAATTTTAGCGTCGTATCATCCTTTAAAT TTTTTCCTTGCAAATGATCTCGTCCCTGCATTGTCTTTGAGGCGATTGGTTATAAATGTCAGTTTGCGCAATAATGATAAAGATACACTTTTATACGTCAGTTATATCTTGAAGGCTTTCCCCTTATTGGAAACATTGGAGTTAAAT TTCAGGAACTTCAAGAAGTTTGATTATGAAGAGATTATGATATTTGAGAAATGCCCTAATAGAGCCATAACCAAGCTTGAAATGAATGGGTTCAGTGGAAGCGTGGGGGAATTTAATGTGCTTATGTATCTATTAGAGAATCTAACCGGGCTTAGAGAATTGGCCATTGGTTCATCCTTTAAGAGATACTATAGCTTCAATCGTTGGATTAATGATCTACCATTTACCACTACGAATGAACAATGGTTTCTTTGCAATTCTGAATGGCTTCGCACAATTGTTCCTCCATCTGTTCATCTAAAGCTTATGAAAGACTTGGATTCAGATTTAGTATGA
- the LOC124914648 gene encoding F-box protein At4g22280-like, which produces MSGGGHKTVELKEKKASLNDLSDDSLSEIICMLDMKDAVKTSILSKRWRYIWANNVVDLKFNHFNILGLRSIPDKEKWVGLELVFVTTVDKIMMQRSQGSRNKINSFCIQFPLGPRFSSLIDGWIEFVVANNVETIDLDLSSNLRLERYNFSLLKAVSNNEIGTLKHLRLTRCNFKGRSRSPKFGSLISIQLESVNIGSFQLAKVLESCPLLEELTLDTCLNLTQLTINTYLLKNLSLINCSKLKEIVVTNAPNLVYLQLTGVLINSFQVRRFINCCPLLEELILNSCPRLRYLEILESNNSPLKYLYMMSCRKLTELELCADLLHTLEFYDMSEWFTVLKTTRLVNIFIGEDVDIEHPLTRLLHDIPWLENLILASYHPLNFFFANDPVPTLSLRRLVIHVNLCDNDKDALLYVSYILKAFPLLETLELNFRNLDKFDNEENMTFEKCPNGAITKLEMNGFSGSVGEVNVLMYLLENLTGLRELAIGSSFKRYYSFNRWVNDLPYNTTNEQWFHCNSEWLRTIVPLSVHLKLMKDLDSDLL; this is translated from the exons ATGAGCGGAGGGGGGCACAAAACTGTGGAATTGAAG GAAAAGAAGGCTTCGCTTAACGATTTGTCAGATGATTCTCTTAGCGAAATCATCTGTATGCTGGACATGAAAGATGCAGTGAAGACAAGCATTTTATCGAAAAGATGGAGATATATCTGGGCTAATAATGTTGTTGATCTCAAGTTTAACCATTTTAATATACTTGGACTGAGATCTATCCCCGACAAGGAAAAATGGGTAGGTTTAGAACTTGTTTTTGTGACAACGGTGGACAAGATTATGATGCAGAGGTCCCAAGGAAGCAGAAACAAGATTAACTCTTTTTGCATCCAGTTTCCGTTGGGACCGAGATTTTCTTCATTAATAGATGGTTGGATCGAATTTGTCGTTGCAAACAATGTTGAGACCATTGATCTTGATTTATCATCTAATCTACGATTGGAAAGATACAACTTTTCATTGCTTAAGGCCGTCTCCAATAATGAGATAGGGACACTGAAGCATCTGCGACTCACCCGTTGCAATTTTAAGGGTCGGTCAAGATCCCCAAAGTTTGGTTCACTCATTTCTATTCAGCTTGAATCTGTAAACATAGGCAGTTTTCAACTTGCCAAGGTTCTAGAAAGTTGTCCATTACTTGAAGAATTAACTCTAGATACATGTCTTAATCTCACCCAACTGACAATCAACActtatcttttgaaaaatttGTCCTTGATCAACTGTTCTAAACTTAAGGAGATTGTTGTGACGAATGCCCCAAATCTCGTTTATCTTCAGCTTACAGGTGTACTCATAAACAGTTTTCAAGTAAGGCGGTTTATAAATTGTTGCCCGTTACTCGAagaattaattttgaattcctGTCCTCGACTCAGATATCTGGAAATTCTGGAATCAAACAACAGTCCTCTCAAGTATTTGTACATGATGTCCTGTCGGAAACTTACAGAGCTTGAACTTTGTGCCGACCTTCTCCATACACTTGAATTCTATGATATGTCAGAATGGTTCACAGTTTTGAAAACCACGAGacttgttaatatttttattggcGAAGATGTAGATATCGAGCATCCTCTTACTAGATTACTTCACGATATTCCTTGGCTCGAGAATCTAATTTTAGCGTCGTATCATCCTTTAAAT TTTTTCTTTGCAAATGATCCCGTCCCTACATTGTCTTTGAGGCGATTGGTTATACATGTCAATCTGTGCGATAATGATAAAGATGCACTTTTATACGTCAGTTATATCTTGAAGGCTTTCCCCTTATTAGAAACATTGGAGTTAAAC TTCAGGAACTTAGACAAGTTTGATAATGAAGAGAATATGACCTTTGAGAAATGCCCTAATGGAGCCATAACCAAGCTTGAAATGAATGGGTTCAGTGGAAGCGTGGGGGAAGTTAATGTGCTTATGTATCTATTAGAGAATCTAACCGGGCTTCGAGAATTGGCCATTGGTTCATCCTTTAAGAGATACTATAGCTTCAATCGTTGGGTTAATGATCTACCATATAACACTACGAATGAACAATGGTTTCATTGCAATTCTGAATGGCTTCGCACAATTGTTCCTCTATCTGTTCATCTAAAGCTTATGAAAGACTTGGATTCAGATTTACTATGA
- the LOC124914848 gene encoding F-box/FBD/LRR-repeat protein At1g16930-like, whose product MAGKMSGSSSNDDGYIKEQERLLPIANVGRIMKQILPANAKISKEAKETMQECVSEFISFVTSEASDKCKKERRKTVNGDDICWALGALGFDDYWGPINSICRPEENTKKPAVLQSDLSRGVKAVELMDDPLSALPDHVLSKIIRKLDLKEAVRTSILSKRWRYIWTHYRELEFNHVNILGMNSRLERNEWVGLDTDFVKWVDKIMEQRFEGDIRKVNSFYIKFPLGASFSSSINSWIDFVVANNVETIDLDLSSCLPLERHTFSLLRAVSNNEIGTLKYLRLTHCNFQGRSSCPKFGSLISIRLESVTISNLQLDRVLESCPLLEELSLDRCINLTKLKIGYSENNNNCTLLKYLSLINCLNLLEIDVIRAQNLTYLELEDLRIDSLQLEMLIKRCPLLEELSLHRCNNLTELRIGDSENNNCTLLKHLSLINCWQVREIDLIRAQYLTSLELEDVTINSLQLEMIIKHCPLLEELCLNRCPQVKYLRILESNNSPLKFLYMMNCWELLELQLCANLLHTLECNVMIDWFPVMKTPNLVNVFIGELIDFHHPLTKITHDIPSLENLIIGSYHSLNYFFANDELVPALSLRRLVLSVNLCFNDGDEILYVSYILKAFPLLETLELNFNSISKFDINEEKMTVDKCPNGTITKVEINGFNGNQRVVNVLMYLLENLTGLRELVISPFWKRYRSLVCWSNEEATTGSWFQCNYEWLRTIVPLNVDLTYSEDMDSDSDLL is encoded by the exons ATGGCTGGAAAGATGAGTGGAAGCTCATCAAATGATGATGGCTATATTAAGGAACAAGAAAGGTTGCTTCCCATAGCCAACGTTGGTAGAATCATGAAACAAATCCTCCCAGCTAATGCGAAAATCTCAAAAGAAGCTAAGGAAACCATGCAGGAGTGTGTCTCGGAGTTCATAAGCTTTGTGACAAGCGAAGCTTCCGATAAGTGCAAGAAGGAGAGGAGGAAGACGGTTAATGGCGATGATATTTGTTGGGCTCTTGGAGCACTcggttttgatgattattggGGTCCGATAAATAg CATTTGTAGGCCAGAAGAA AACACCAAGAAACCCGCGGTTCTACAGAGTGATTTGAGCAGAGGGGTTAAAGCTGTGGAATTGATG GACGATCCTCTTAGCGCTTTGCCAGATCATGTTCTGAGCAAGATCATTCGTAAGCTGGACCTGAAAGAAGCAGTGAGGACGAGCATTTTATCGAAAAGATGGAGATATATTTGGACTCACTATCGTGAACTTGAGTTTAACCATGTTAATATACTTGGAATGAATTCTAGGCTTGAGAGGAATGAATGGGTAGGTTTAGACACTGATTTTGTGAAATGGGTGGACAAGATTATGGAACAGAGGTTCGAAGGAGATATAAGAAAGGTTAACTCTTTTTACATTAAGTTTCCGTTGGGAGCTAGCTTTTCTTCATCAATAAATAGTTGGATCGATTTTGTTGTTGCAAACAATGTTGAGACCATTGATCTTGATTTATCCTCTTGTCTACCATTAGAAAGACACACCTTCTCATTGCTTAGGGCCGTCTCCAATAATGAGATAGGGACACTGAAGTATCTGCGACTCACCCATTGCAATTTTCAGGGTCGGTCAAGTTGCCCAAAGTTTGGTTCACTCATTTCTATTCGGCTTGAATCTGTAACCATAAGCAATCTTCAACTGGACAGGGTTCTAGAAAGTTGCCCATTACTTGAAGAATTATCTCTGGATAGATGTATTAATCTAACCAAACTGAAAATTGGCTATTCAGAGAACAACAACAACTGTACTCTTTTGAAGTATTTGTCCTTGATCAACTGTTTGAATCTTTTGGAGATTGATGTGATCCGTGCCCAAAATCTCACTTATCTTGAGCTTGAAGATCTAAGGATAGACAGTCTGCAATTGGAGATGTTGATAAAACGTTGCCCTTTACTTGAAGAATTATCTCTGCATAGATGTAATAATCTCACAGAACTGAGAATTGGCGATTCAGAGAACAACAATTGTACTCTTTTGAAGCATTTGTCCTTGATTAACTGTTGGCAAGTTAGGGAGATTGATTTGATCCGTGCCCAATATCTCActtctcttgaacttgaagatgtaACGATAAACAGTCTGCAATTGGAGATGATTATAAAACATTGCCCGTTACTCGAAGAATTATGTTTGAATAGATGTCCTCAAGTCAAATATCTGAGAATTCTCGAATCAAACAACAGTCCTCTGAAGTTTTTGTACATGATGAACTGCTGGGAACTTTTGGAGCTTCAACTTTGTGCCAACCTTCTCCATACACTTGAATGCAATGTTATGATAGATTGGTTCCCGGTTATGAAAACCCCGAACCTGGTTAATGTTTTTATTGGCGAACTTATAGATTTCCACCATCCTCTTACTAAAATAACTCATGACATTCCTTCGCTCGAGAATCTAATCATAGGGTCTTATCATAGTTTAAAT TATTTTTTTGCAAATGATGAACTTGTCCCTGCATTGTCTTTGAGGCGATTGGTTTTAAGTGTTAATCTGTGCTTTAACGATGGAGATGAAATTTTATACGTCAGTTATATCTTGAAGGCATTCCCCTTATTGGAAACATTGGAGTTAAAT TTCAATAGCATATCCAAGTTTGATATTAATGAAGAGAAGATGACTGTTGACAAATGCCCTAATGGAACCATAACCAAGGTTGAAATTAATGGGTTCAATGGAAACCAGAGGGTTGTTAATGTGCTTATGTATCTATTAGAGAATCTAACCGGGCTTAGAGAATTGGTCATTAGTCCATTCTGGAAAAGATACAGAAGCTTAGTTTGTTGGTCTAATGAAGAAGCGACGACGGGATCTTGGTTTCAATGCAATTATGAATGGCTTCGCACAATTGTTCCTCTAAATGTCGATCTAACGTATTCGGAAGACATGGATTCAGATTCAGATTTACTTTGA